The sequence TGGGGCGGTCTTGGATGACCGTTTGCAGGGGGAAGTGCGGATTACGGTGATTGCCACGGGGTTCCAACCGGCCCTGCCCAGCACCGGCCCCTTGCCCCGTACCCCCCCCTTGCGTTCCGTGTCCCCGGTACCCCCGCCCACCCCCAGCCCGGAGGTGAAGCCCAAACCGGAGGAGCCACCCCCGGAGATTGATATTCCTGATTTTCTGAAACGGCGGCGGCCCCGGCGGTAGCGCCAGGTTTTGCCCTGCCACTGCCAGGGGGAAATGGTAGGATGTCAGATAGCATTTCCAGTCCCTAGCCGTGTTACAAACCCCCCATCCCCTCCCGTCACCCCTGCCGGTGACCAATGACCACAGTCGGTTACGGCTGTTGGCTGGGTCGGCCAATGTGCCCCTGGCGGAGGAAATTGCCCGCTATCTGGGGGTGGATTTGGGGCCGATTGTCCGCAAGCGGTTCTCGGATGGGGAACTGTATGTGCAAATTCAGGAGTCGGTGCGGGGCTGTGATGTGTACCTCCTGCAACCCACCTGCCATCCGGTGAATGACCACCTGATGGAATTGCTGATCATGATTGATGCCTGTCGGCGGGCTTCGGCACGGCAGATTACGGCGGTGATTCCCTACTATGGCTACGCCCGGGCGGATCGGAAAACGGCGGGACGGGAGGCGATTACCGCTAAGTTGGTGGCGAATTTGATTACCGGGGCGGGGGCTAGCCGGATTTTGGCGATGGATTTGCACGTGGCCCAGATTCAAGCCTATTTTGATATTCCCTTTGACCATGTGTATGCCAGCAATGTGCTTCAGCAATACATTGTCAGTAAGGGACTGCGGGATTTTGTGGTGGTTTCTCCCGATGTGGGAGGGGTGGCCCGGGCACGGGCATTTGCCAAAAAACTGAACGATGCGCCTTTAGCCATCATTGACAAACGGCGCCAGGGGCATAATGTGGCGGAGGTGTTGAACATCATCGGGGATGTGGCGGGGAAAACGGCGATCCTGGTGGACGACATGATTGATACGGGGGGGACAATGACGGAGGGGGCGCGCTTACTCATGGAACAGGGGGCGCAATCCGTGTATGCCTGTGCCACCCATGCGGTACTGTCGGGGCGGGCACCGGAGATTTTGGCTGAGAGCGTGTTTACGGAGGTGGTGGTCACCAACACGATTCCCGTGCCGCCGGTCAAGCATTTCCCCCAGCTGAAAATCCTCTCGGTGGCGAATGTGATTGGGGAGGCGATTTGGCGGGTGCATGAGGACAGTTCCGTGAGCAGTATGTTCCGTTAAATGGGGAAGTGCTTTCGGAATTGTCACCGAACCAGGGCTTGCCGGAACGGTCGCTCCAGGGGTAAAGTCGCATCAAACAGTGTTTCATGAGGTAGGTTTGATGGAATCTGAAATGCAGACCCCGGAGGTTCAGGAAACGGCTCCCAGTGTTGAACCGAGTGCGGAACCAGCGGCAGCCCCTGCGGACAAGGCTGGCTCGTTGGTGGACTCATTACGGCAAACGTTGGCGGATTCCCTCAGTTTTTTGGGGCCGACCTGGGACAAGGTGCAGGCGTTTTTTGCGGAGCAACGCAAGACCATCAGTGGGGTGGTGTTGATTTCCCTGGCGGTGCTGGTGCTGGTTTTGGTATCGGGGGTGTTGGGGATCATCAATGCCATTCCCTTCCTACCGGCGGTGTTGGAAATTTTGGGGCTGTGGTTCGCCGCGCGCTATCTGGTGATGGCGGAATCCCGGCGGGCGGTGGTGCAGGAGTTTAGCGAGTTCATCGGCAAAATCACCGGCCAAAGTTAACCCGAATTACGGCGGTGTTGGGGGAATTTCGCCAGCGGTATCCCTTGGGATGCCTGACCAGTGAATTGCTCCAAATCCATGAGGGGCAGTACCTGGTGCGGGTGACGGTGCAAGCGGGCGGGGTGACTTTGGCAACGGGGCTGGGGGGGGGAACGACGATTGAAGCCGCAGAAGACCGGGCCCGGGAGCGGGCATTGGTGGCCTTGGGGCTGACCCCACCCCCAGTTAAGGAACCCAACCGTCCCGTTTTACCCCCCACGGAAGGGAAACCACCGCCCCCAGCCACGATTGAAACCCAGGCGGTGACCACCGTGACCCCTGCCCCAGCAACGGTCGAAACCCCCGCCCCCAAGCTGGATATGTTGGACGTTTTGGCACAGACGACGGCGGAGATGAAGCGGTTGGGGTGGAGCAATACCCAGGGGCGGGAGTATCTGCGGCGCACCTATGGCCGGAACAGTCGTCAGGATTTGAATGACCAGGAATTGCTGGATTTTTTGCACTATCTCCGCAGTCAGCCTGCCGGGAATCCCGACCCGCTTTCCTAAATCCACGTTGTACGCTCGGCAGGTTTTTGCCCAAGCCCGCAGTGGCCCCAAAGGTTAAATCGTGTAATGTTCTGCTAGATATTTCACCGTTGCTGGACCTATGTTTTTGATTGAGAGAAACTCTTGGAAACTCTGAATAGGGGAATGATTTTGGAGGAAATTAAAAATAGCTTCGGCATTGGGTTTAGTGATAGGTTTAGGATGTTGTTTTAACTCTGCTAATGTAACTTCATGGATGTTTTTCTTGGGCGGTGGTGGCGGGGGCGGGGGCGGCAAACGGTCGAGGATTTTGTTGATTTGGTTCTCGAAATTATGTACTGTAAATCGGAGTTTCTCGTCTAACTCTTGGGAGAATATTCTTAACTTTTGGTCAATAATTTCCGTAAGAATAATGCGTATTTCTTGAGCAGATAAGTGAACGATAGATTCAGATGAAAGTTCCTGGGGCTGAGCAGTTGTATTCAGCAATTGCTCAATCTGGGTAATTTGTTCATTAGTTAGGTCGAATACCCAAACCCAGATTTTTTTCAGACCTGCTCGTTTAGCCGCTTGATACCAATCCCCGCCATAGATTAACTCATACTCCTGGTCTTCCCCATATTGATCCGTCCGCCGGACAACAATCGGATGTAAATTAGCCTGAAAATGATTGATGATTTCCACATATCCATCTGGTGGCGGAATCACTTGTTTTTCGGGCACATAAATCTGCGATATATCCAGTTGCCCATGATGAATGGGTTTAACTTTCAAGTATTCGATAATTTTTTGACGTTCAGCCTCGGAGTAATTCATAATGGTTTCCAGGAGTAGTCTTATGGGGTTGTCAGTTGAATCACATACTTTGCCAATTCTAAATAGGCATTAAACGCATCCAGAGCCGCTTCTTTCTCACTTGTACTGAGGTTACTATCATACTCTGCCCAAGCCAAAGGATAACCTTTCCCTGGGGTATTGGCGACAATGTTGCGCTGGGGTATCCAAGTATTTTCAGGAAAGACTGGCACCATCGCACCCAGGGGATGATGATTTAAGATGCGATTCATTTCCTGAAGCATTTCGTAGGCTTGTTTGGTAGCGGAACGATTGTACATACTGACCGCCAAACCTAAAACGTTTAATTGTCCATCCCGTGCCGCACGAATAGCCATAATCCGATTCATGACATACTCTAAGGCTCGAATCGGATAAGGTGCCAATTGGGTCGGAATTAAAACATTATCCGAAGCCATCAAAGAAATAGTATTGACTTTGCCAAAGGATGGGGGCGGGTCAATAAAAATGTAATCATAATTCGCACGAATTTTACTCAATTTTTTTGCCAGAACCCGGTCAACATCAATGATCTGTATTAGAGTGGCTTCCATGTCACTCAAACGAATATGGGAAGGTACAATATCTAAAACAATTTTATTCCAACGCTTAGAAATAATCGTATCCGCAACGTTCACACTATTTTCAGTCAACAGGTGCGTAATGTCTTTTTTGTCTTGTTGTTCCACATCTAATAACGGGTCAATGCCCAAACCCGTCGTTAAGTTTGCCTGCGGGTCAATATCAATGAGTAAAACCCGTTTGCCTAAATGGCTGAGGGCGGCAGCCATATTAATGGTGGTCGTGGTTTTGCCTACCCCACCTTTGTTGTTAAATACGGTAGTGATAATAGCTGAGGTTGGGGCGGTCGGGCTAGGGGCATTAGCTGTCATGGGATTAGGAGGAGTCAGGGCACTGGCGGGAAAAAATTTGTACAAATTCATCATAACCTGTTGGTGAAATGCAATACGAGTTTTTTGGAGATACTGACTGACTTGTATGCTGGTGGGACGACCGAGAACGATACGCAACCGCTGGAGGTTATCGGCAAATTCCTGTTGATTGTATCGGCATAGGGAGATGATTTCTTGATGATTTTGATAAAACAACTGAAATTCCAAACCGTTGGTGAGTAAACCAAACAAGGCTTGGCTGTGCCGTAAATAATCATGTAATTGCCAAACTTGATTGTTGAGCTGGCATCGAGGTGCTTTAACTTCAATCACCAGATAGGGAATTTGGAATGGGGTCTGGTTTGGTAAACATAGGATAAAATCCGCTCGTTTCCGACCAAGCCACACTTCCCGTTGCCAATCGGATTCCTGATACCCCCAGGACTTTAAGAGGGGAATAATGAGCTTTTGTTCGATGTCTTTTTCCGTACTCCTGCGGGAGATATTCTTGAATAATTCCATAATTCTGAAATGAGTGTAACACCGTGATATACTTAACCAAGGTAACACTTGCAACACGCCTTGGCGAGAGATGCGGATTGAACGGCTACCGGCTCTGCGGGATAATTACATTTTTGTCCTCTGGGATGAAATGGGGGGACAGGCGGCGGTGGTTGACCCAGCGGAACCCGCACCGGTTTTAGATTTTTTACGCACGCAACGATTAGAATTAACCGCTATTTTGAATACCCATCATCACGGGGATCACGTGGGTGCCAATCAGGATTTATTGCATTATTTCCCCAATTTAACGGTTTATGGAGGGGCGCAGGATCGGGGTCGGATTCCAGGACAAAATGTATTTTTAGAAGCAGGAGATCAGATAAATTTTGCGGATAGAACTGCCAGAATTTATTTTGTGCCTGGGCATACCCGCGCCCACATTGCTTACTATTTTTTACCCACAGTACAAGAGCCAGGGGAACTTTTTATTGGGGATACATTATTTTCGGGGGGATGTGGTCGTTTGTTTGAAGGCACCCCTGCCCAAATGCTTAATTCCCTGGAGCAAATTCGCTCGTTACCCGCCGATACTCGGATATGGTGCGCCCATGAATATACGGAAAATAATTTACGGTTTGCCCTGACCATTGAACCGGAGAATATAGCCCTGAGAACTTATGCCCAGCAGGTACAACAGTTACGCCGGGAAGGAAGAGCCACCATTCCCAGTACGATAGGTTTAGAGTGCGACATTAACCCTTTTTTGCGCTGGGATCAACCGAGGATTCAACAGGTGATGGGGACACGATCACCTGTGGCAACATTTACCCAATTACGCCAACGCAAAGACCATTTTTAAGATGATTCTATAGCACTCATAACTATAGCAATCCTACTTGATTTGCATTAGCTTGCGTGCCGTAGGCATACAAAAATTTTTCAGAACCAAAGACGGGGGCGGTGCCCCTGCGACCCCCTCTTCGATTCTCATTTAGGATTGCTATAGAATTGAATAGGAGTCGCAATTTTTGTGCATTGATCAAGTAAAATTGCTATACATGATGGTTTTAATCCTTTCGTGATCATCCAATGCTGGACACGATTGTATTAAATAATATCCGTGCTTATGGATATACGGGTTTGTTACCGGAGGAACGCACCCTGGGACAATGGTTTGCGGTGGATGTGCGTTTGGAATTGTGCCTGGAAAAGGCGGGTCAAACGGATGACATACGGGATACTTTGGATTATCGGGGGGTGATTGACCAAATTAAAAATACGATTAGAACCGAGCGGTTTTTACTCCTGGAACGGCTGGCGCAGGTGCTGACCCAACAGGTTTTGGCATTTCCTTTGGTGCAGGCGGTGACCTTGCGGGTGACCAAGGTGGCTCCCCCCATTCCCGATTTTACGGGGCAGATTAGTATCGAACTGCATCGTGGTAAAGTGCAGGTACAGTCCTGAGGTGCGCTGGGATGACGTGGCCGGTACAACGATGGTTGGTCAGTCCGACCTACCCTGAGCGAGTGAAATTGGCGCAGGAACTGGGTTTATCCCCCTTGACTGTACAGATTTTGTTTGACCGGGGGTTGCAGACGGCGGCAGAAATTCAGCGTTTTTTTGACCCCCACCAGGAACCGCTTCCCCCCCCATTCCCGGATTTTACGGATTTGCCCGTAGCTGTAGATATTTTGGCAGAGGCGGCGAAACGACAGCAAAACATTGCCATCTGCGGGGATTATGATGCGGACGGGATGACCAGTACATCGTTATTACTGCGGTTACTGCGGGGGGTGGGGGCACAGGCGGATTATGCCATTCCCAGTCGGATGCGGGAAGGATATGGAATTAACGAACGGATTGTCCAAGAATTTTATGAACAAGGTATTGATATTATTATTACGGTAGATAACGGCATTGCCGCCCATGCCCCGATTGCCCTCGCCCGGGAGTTGGGGATGACGGTGATTGTGACCGACCACCACGAGCCGTCGCCGGAGTTGCCCCCGGCCCATGCGATTTTGAACCCCCGGTTGATCCCGGCGGATTCCCCCTACAGCAGTTTGGCGGGGGTGGGGGTGGCCTATTTGCTGGGGTTGGGGGTGGCAGAACGTTTGGGCTATGGGGAGGATTTGACCGAGCCGTTGTTGGAGCTGTGTACGCTGGGGACGATTGCGGATATTGCCCCCTTGACCGGAGTAAACCGCCGCTGGGTACAGCAGGGCTTGCGGTTGTTGACCCGTTCCCGGCTGTTGGGGGTACGCACGTTGATCCAGGTGGCGGGGTTGGGGACGGCGGAGGAATTAAACCCGGACCATGTGGGGTTTCAGATAGGACCGCGGATCAATGCGGTGGGGCGGATTGGCGACCCCCAGGTGGTGATCGAATTGTTTACCACCGAGGATGAAACCCTCGCGCTCCAACGGGCAGAGGAATGTGAGGCGACGAATCTGCGGCGGCGGCAATTGTGTAGCCAAATTGAGCAGGAAGCCATTAGCATTTGCGAGCAGCAGCCCCCGGATTTTTCCCAGGAGCCGGTGCTGGTGTTGGTGCAGCCCGGTTGGCATCACGGGGTGATCGGGATTGTCGCCTCCCGGTTGGTGGAGCGGTACGGGGTGCCGGTGTTTTTGGGGACGTATGAAAATGAGGCGCAGACGGTGATTCGGGGTTCCGCCCGGGGGATTCCTGAGTTTCATGTGTATGAAGCCTTGCACGCCAGCGGAGAATTTTTGGAACGGTATGGGGGGCATCGGGCGGCGGGGGGATTTACGCTGTCGGCGGCGCATTTTTCCCAGTGGCGGGAACGGCTCCAGAGCTTTGGTCGCCAGTGTTTGCAACCCCATCATCTCCGCCCCTTGGTGGAATTGCACGCCCAGGCGCAGTTGGGGGAACTGACCCTGACGTTGTATGACGAACTGCAACGGTTGCAACCCTACGGGATGGCGAACCCAGCCCCCCAATTCTGGAGCCAGCGGGTGCGGGTGGTGGAGCAACAGGTGATGGGCAAGGAGAAAAATCACGCCAAATTGACGGTGACGGATGGGACGGGGGAGAAAAAAGTTTTGGCCTGGAATTGGGC comes from Synechococcus sp. C9 and encodes:
- the recJ gene encoding single-stranded-DNA-specific exonuclease RecJ, translated to MTWPVQRWLVSPTYPERVKLAQELGLSPLTVQILFDRGLQTAAEIQRFFDPHQEPLPPPFPDFTDLPVAVDILAEAAKRQQNIAICGDYDADGMTSTSLLLRLLRGVGAQADYAIPSRMREGYGINERIVQEFYEQGIDIIITVDNGIAAHAPIALARELGMTVIVTDHHEPSPELPPAHAILNPRLIPADSPYSSLAGVGVAYLLGLGVAERLGYGEDLTEPLLELCTLGTIADIAPLTGVNRRWVQQGLRLLTRSRLLGVRTLIQVAGLGTAEELNPDHVGFQIGPRINAVGRIGDPQVVIELFTTEDETLALQRAEECEATNLRRRQLCSQIEQEAISICEQQPPDFSQEPVLVLVQPGWHHGVIGIVASRLVERYGVPVFLGTYENEAQTVIRGSARGIPEFHVYEALHASGEFLERYGGHRAAGGFTLSAAHFSQWRERLQSFGRQCLQPHHLRPLVELHAQAQLGELTLTLYDELQRLQPYGMANPAPQFWSQRVRVVEQQVMGKEKNHAKLTVTDGTGEKKVLAWNWAPHVPLPEWVDMAYTLRPNEFQGQTTLELQLLGVRYPIPQLEIKPAPAHAHTPRCVPLENLEQLLCQNTDKKLLLYGYQRPELPHHPHLDYDRPRGTYGALILWSLPPAPIYLRWLVAVAQPNILYVHNVHAHIPPLPTVAQVHCWVWETLRQPSLHPWNLLALGQQHWVSPQVWIAGLRELGYSHPDWPETQSVEGELAELKAWYHTPLTELPKLWNAL
- the gloB gene encoding hydroxyacylglutathione hydrolase encodes the protein MRIERLPALRDNYIFVLWDEMGGQAAVVDPAEPAPVLDFLRTQRLELTAILNTHHHGDHVGANQDLLHYFPNLTVYGGAQDRGRIPGQNVFLEAGDQINFADRTARIYFVPGHTRAHIAYYFLPTVQEPGELFIGDTLFSGGCGRLFEGTPAQMLNSLEQIRSLPADTRIWCAHEYTENNLRFALTIEPENIALRTYAQQVQQLRREGRATIPSTIGLECDINPFLRWDQPRIQQVMGTRSPVATFTQLRQRKDHF
- a CDS encoding ribose-phosphate pyrophosphokinase — encoded protein: MLQTPHPLPSPLPVTNDHSRLRLLAGSANVPLAEEIARYLGVDLGPIVRKRFSDGELYVQIQESVRGCDVYLLQPTCHPVNDHLMELLIMIDACRRASARQITAVIPYYGYARADRKTAGREAITAKLVANLITGAGASRILAMDLHVAQIQAYFDIPFDHVYASNVLQQYIVSKGLRDFVVVSPDVGGVARARAFAKKLNDAPLAIIDKRRQGHNVAEVLNIIGDVAGKTAILVDDMIDTGGTMTEGARLLMEQGAQSVYACATHAVLSGRAPEILAESVFTEVVVTNTIPVPPVKHFPQLKILSVANVIGEAIWRVHEDSSVSSMFR
- a CDS encoding ParB/RepB/Spo0J family partition protein; its protein translation is MNYSEAERQKIIEYLKVKPIHHGQLDISQIYVPEKQVIPPPDGYVEIINHFQANLHPIVVRRTDQYGEDQEYELIYGGDWYQAAKRAGLKKIWVWVFDLTNEQITQIEQLLNTTAQPQELSSESIVHLSAQEIRIILTEIIDQKLRIFSQELDEKLRFTVHNFENQINKILDRLPPPPPPPPPKKNIHEVTLAELKQHPKPITKPNAEAIFNFLQNHSPIQSFQEFLSIKNIGPATVKYLAEHYTI
- a CDS encoding AAA family ATPase; this translates as MELFKNISRRSTEKDIEQKLIIPLLKSWGYQESDWQREVWLGRKRADFILCLPNQTPFQIPYLVIEVKAPRCQLNNQVWQLHDYLRHSQALFGLLTNGLEFQLFYQNHQEIISLCRYNQQEFADNLQRLRIVLGRPTSIQVSQYLQKTRIAFHQQVMMNLYKFFPASALTPPNPMTANAPSPTAPTSAIITTVFNNKGGVGKTTTTINMAAALSHLGKRVLLIDIDPQANLTTGLGIDPLLDVEQQDKKDITHLLTENSVNVADTIISKRWNKIVLDIVPSHIRLSDMEATLIQIIDVDRVLAKKLSKIRANYDYIFIDPPPSFGKVNTISLMASDNVLIPTQLAPYPIRALEYVMNRIMAIRAARDGQLNVLGLAVSMYNRSATKQAYEMLQEMNRILNHHPLGAMVPVFPENTWIPQRNIVANTPGKGYPLAWAEYDSNLSTSEKEAALDAFNAYLELAKYVIQLTTP
- a CDS encoding CAAD domain-containing protein produces the protein MESEMQTPEVQETAPSVEPSAEPAAAPADKAGSLVDSLRQTLADSLSFLGPTWDKVQAFFAEQRKTISGVVLISLAVLVLVLVSGVLGIINAIPFLPAVLEILGLWFAARYLVMAESRRAVVQEFSEFIGKITGQS
- the folB gene encoding dihydroneopterin aldolase, translated to MLDTIVLNNIRAYGYTGLLPEERTLGQWFAVDVRLELCLEKAGQTDDIRDTLDYRGVIDQIKNTIRTERFLLLERLAQVLTQQVLAFPLVQAVTLRVTKVAPPIPDFTGQISIELHRGKVQVQS